The following proteins are encoded in a genomic region of Sparus aurata chromosome 23, fSpaAur1.1, whole genome shotgun sequence:
- the llgl1 gene encoding lethal(2) giant larvae protein homolog 1, with amino-acid sequence MMKFRFRRQGTDPQREKIKQELFAFNKTVEHGFPHQPSALAFDPKLQLMAIGTKSGAIKVYGAPGVEFTGLHKDTTAVTQIHFLPGQGRLLSLLDDNTIYLWELVAGAPREVGGVKKDGVVCLQEVSSYSLPGRPGIESCSATRVTVLLLLRSCDLLCIGTEGGGVYFLELPRLTLKDSQTLLQDQITQSLPDDYRCGKSLGPVESLQEHPQQPGKILIGYSRGLVVLWDLSTRQVEQLFLGKQQLESLVWERSGNLFVSSHNDGGYSVWTVTNGNTCNQQPVSSTIPYGPFPCKAINKILWRTTQTGSPVLLYSGGMPRASYGDRHCLTIQQDKEHVTLDFTSRVIDFFTVHSIEQEKEFDEPSALVVLLEEELVVIDLQNPGWPSLPTPYLAPLHSSAITCSFHISSVPPKLWERLVNAGKAQQGRQHAHGSWPICGGKNLAPPPKQQELLLTGHEDGTVRFWDASGVALTPLYKLGTANVFHTDCDPCDDPQDPSNDPDMQQEEEWPPFRKVGCFDPYSDDPRLGIQKISLCKYSNKLVVAGTAGQVIVLGLSDERSDHMVDVSVVDLLQDREGFTWKGHDRLEPRLKPAPFPPGFQPLVLVQCLPPASVTAVALHAEWNLISFGTSHGFGLFDYHRRNAVLARCTLHPNDSLAMEGPLSRVKSLKKSLRQSFRRIRKSRVSGKKRTITTPTSKVQEANAALAEQEDVAPVQRRIEPRSADDSLSGVVRCLCFADTFLRDGTHHGPTLWAGTNSGSVYAYALEVPGVGSGRACERGGAGESSVCVEAVLGKEIQLMHRAPVVSICVLDGRGKPLPDPYEASQDLAIAPDMTNAHSVLIASEEQLKVFSLPKVSAKTKFKLTAHEGCRVRKVALVAFSSTAQEDYSEHTLVCLTNLGDMHLFNIPALRPQVRYDCIRKEDISGIASCVFTKNGQGFYLISPSEYERFSLSAKVITEPLCSVQLDRPLEPTPASDGTTTQPQANGTHKNQMGQAEGQTEEPPSALSSPILDTPLDSPLSCADLTLDSTGELTVEDVRDFLTTVDEAENNLKNIKEEEGRSTGILIN; translated from the exons ATGATGAAGTTTAGGTTTCGTCGGCAGGGCACCGACCCGCAGAGGGAGAAGATAAAACAAGAGCTGTTCGCCTTCAACAAG ACTGTGGAACATGGCTTCCCTCATCAGCCCAGTGCTTTGGCCTTTGACCCAAAGCTGCAACTCATGGCCATCGGGACAAAATCAGGAGCCATCAAAGT CTACGGGGCCCCCGGTGTGGAATTCACAGGACTACACAAAGacaccactgctgtcacacagATCCATTTCCTGCCTGGACAG GGCCGCCTCCTGTCCCTGCTGGATGACAACACGATTTACCTGTGGGAGCTGGTGGCTGGCGCCCCAAGAGAGGTGGGCGGGGTCAAGAAAGACGGCGTGGTCTGTCTCCAGGAAGTGAGCAGCTACAGCCTCCCAGGACGACCTGGCATTGAGAGCTGCAG tgCCACTCGGGTGACTGTCCTCCTCTTACTGAGGTCATGTGACCTGCTCTGCATTGGAACAGAGGGAGGGGGCGTGTACTTCCTGGAGTTGCCCCGCCTCACGTTGAAAGACAGCCAGACACTGCTCCAGGATCAGATCACACAAAG CCTGCCAGATGATTACAGATGTGGGAAATCCCTGGGGCCGGTGGAATCTCTACAGGAACATCCCCAGCAGCCAGGGAAGATTCTGATTGGCTACAGCCGGGGCCTGGTGGTCCTGTGGGATCTGAGCACACGTCAGGTTGAGCAGCTCTTCCTGGGCAAACAG cagctggagagcCTTGTGTGGGAACGTTCAGGAAACTTGTTTGTCAGTTCTCATAATGATGGAGGCTACTCTGTGTGGACTGTTACTAATGGCAACACCTGCAATCAGCAGCCAGTGTCCTCCACCATCCCATATG GTCCATTTCCCTGCAAGGCCATTAACAAGATCCTGTGGAGGACAACACAGACGGG CTCTCCAGTGTTGTTATACAGTGGAGGGATGCCCAGAGCCAGCTACGGTGACCGACATTGTCTGACCATCCAACAGGACAAGGAACATGTCACTCTCGACTTCACATCGAGAGTCATTGACTTCTTCACTGTCCACAGCATAGAGCAGGAGAAAG AGTTCGATGAGCCGTCTGCGTTGGTCGTCTTACTGGAAGAGGAGCTTGTTGTGATAGACCTCCAGAACCCCGGGTGGCCCTCTCTGCCCACTCCCTACCTGGCTCCTCTCCACTCCTCAGCCATCACCTGCTCCTTCCACATCTCCAGCGTCCCTCCCAAACTCTGGGAGAGGTTGGTGAACGCTGGCAAAGCACAGCAGGGCCGACAACACGCACACGGG AGTTGGCCCATATGCGGAGGGAAAAACCTGGCACCTCCACCCAAGCAACAAGAGCTGCTGTTGACAGG GCATGAAGACGGCACTGTGCGTTTCTGGGATGCCTCTGGTGTCGCTCTTACCCCGCTGTACAAACTCGGCACGGCCAACGTCTTCCACACCGACTGTGACCCTTGCGACGATCCCCAGGATCCTAGCAACGACCCCGAcatgcagcaggaggaggaatgGCCACCCTTTAGGAAG gtgggcTGTTTTGACCCATACAGCGATGACCCCAGGCTTGGCATCCAGAAGATCAGTCTGTGCAAATACAGCAACAAGCTGGTGGTGGCTGGAACTGCTGGACAG GTGATTGTTCTGGGTTTGAGTGACGAGCGTTCAGACCACATGGTGGACGTGTCGGTGGTTGATCTGCTGCAGGACAGGGAGGGCTTCACCTGGAAGGGCCACGACAGGCTTGAACCGCGCCTTAAACCCGCCCCTTTCCCTCCAGGCTTCCAGCCACTGGTGCTGGTGCAGTGCCTTCCTCCGGCGTCTGTCACTGCGGTGGCGCTGCATGCCGAGTGGAACCTGATCTCCTTTGGGACGAGTCATGGATTCGGCCTGTTTGACTACCACAGACGAAATGCTGTGCTGGCcag GTGTACCCTGCACCCAAATGATTCCCTGGCAATGGAGGGTCCCCTGTCCAGAGTCAAGTCCTTGAAAAAGTCCTTACGACAGAGCTTCAGACGCATCCGGAAGAGCAGGGTGTCAGGGAAGAAACGCACCATCACCACACCCACCAGCAAG GTTCAGGAGGCCAACGCTGCACTAGCGGAGCAGGAGGATGTGGCACCGGTACAGCGAAGGATTGAACCGCGGTCAGCGGACGACTCGCTGTCGGGGGTGGTCCGATGCCTCTGCTTCGCTGACACCTTTTTACGTGACG GTACGCACCACGGCCCCACGCTTTGGGCGGGCACCAACTCGGGCAGTGTGTACGCCTACGCTCTGGAAGTGCCCGGTGTGGGCTCGGGGCGCGCATGCGAGCGTGGCGGAGCTGGCGAGAGCAGCGTGTGTGTGGAGGCGGTGTTGGGTAAAGAAATCCAGCTGATGCACAGGGCCCCCGTGGTGTCCATTTGTGTGTTGGACGGCCGGGGGAAGCCGCTACCAGACCCATACGAAGCCTCCCAGGACCTCGCCATCGCGCCAGATATGACCAACGCTCACTCTGTGCTAATCGCCTCAGAGGAGCAGCTAAAA gtgttctctCTCCCGAAGGTGAGCGCCAAGACCAAGTTCAAGCTAACGGCACACGAAGGCTGTCGGGTGAGAAAGGTGGCCCTGGTGGCCTTCAGCTCCACGGCTCAGGAAGACTACAGCGAACACACACTGGTCTGTCTGACCAACCTGGGCGACATGCACCTCTTTAACATACCTGCCCTGCGACCACAG gtaCGCTACGACTGCATCCGCAAAGAAGACATCAGCGGCATTGCATCCTGCGTCTTCACCAAGAACGGACAGG GTTTTTACCTGATCTCTCCTTCAGAGTACGAGAGGTTCTCCCTGTCTGCCAAGGTCATCACTGAACCGCTCTGCTCTGTTCAGCTGGACCGGCCGCTAGAGCCCACACCTGCCAG CGATGGTACGACGACACAGCCACAGGCCAACGGAACCCACAAAAACCAGATGGGTCAGGCTGAGG GGCAAACAGAAGAGCCTCCGAGCGCCCTTTCCTCTCCCATCCTGGACACCCCGCTGGACTCCCCCCTCAGCTGTGCTGACCTCACCCTCGACTCCACTGGAGAACTGACTGTGGAGGACGTCAGGGATTTTCTAAC CACTGTGGACGAGGCAGAGAACAACCTAAAGAACattaaagaggaggagggacgcTCGACCGGCATCCTCATCAACTGA